A genomic region of Marinihelvus fidelis contains the following coding sequences:
- a CDS encoding glycosyltransferase has protein sequence MIFIHGGGQAVTAPMVEALSALGVEVFSTDGVGCSTATGISASSLSDLCAHIGQVAPGRGLVIMTAGLQIDAHLLETVAAELDRSSEQLQVATAFSNARPGLNPYAGLPGVDELDDAAAPIALLSRPRRYRLNEWPTHFAALSAAAVRQLAEPGTDTRTAVGRLNRAGGTLELFESWFVRDTARPLSRGHDLEPHETPRAAAWGHLGERLRAWAGADQLLDLPLPGQPCPTTLHITHSWGGGVATWVAAMIQSDDGVHLQLRSEAAESGQGAGQKLGLYLGNRLAVALDEWWLQPAVHVTDTNNPQYRAILDDIMRRFGIDRVIISSLVGHSLDAFDTGLPTIQVLHDHFPAWPLLAVHPNQYDGDLEAALEDPRATEPFGAIPAEDWRDLAWAYAQCSKTATLVAPSQSVVDIQSSLDATWAKRDIRVIGHGMPPLPGAAPVAPRDRSDGRLRLVVAGRVQDGKGARLLEQAIAPLTALAQVYLVGTGKGGERFFGRAGVNVIIDYRREDLPTLMADIGPHLALLPSVVPETFNYTLSELQALGIPTLATRLGSFPERIIHGETGWLFRPSADDLVEQLESLAADRSAIDAVRANLVNVSPTTMTTMVADYRALLPASMPSHHERSTRPATPADIEAGAWRDLAGRRSADIASTESERQALADEVRQRTAWAETEKRQRAAEAVLFKKQIAELQAQLDTRARQVAEAEDELITRARHIEFLDRDIVRLTQSLEQLRDEHAAVLGSHSWRLTAPLRVSRRVLANARRARAWNPARWPWLTAQLWRNLSTAGLGGTLRRMQHFESRPAPVIAPPTVKPLRPVTDTSQPVTAPAAVPCSDTPRVSIIIPAYRHFEATAACLASLAETRCDAAIEIIVADDASGDDSVDKLAGVEGLRLIAAEDNLGFIGNCNRAAEQARGEFVCFLNNDTEVLDGWLDALLDTFERFPDTGIAGARLVYPDGTLQECGGLIFSDGSGWNYGRGDDPSRPEYQYPRECDYVSGACLLVHRDLWQELGGFDSHYAPAYYEDTDLAFRVRERGLKVYVQPAATVIHHEGVSSGTDIGSGVKRYQAVNREKFLERWADELAQLPAPLSGPEDRAGLRRARDHRLRGRVLLVDAYTPEPDQDSGSVRLTALMRCLRDMGYGVTFFADNRAHAGRYTQALQADGIETWYDPWLRSPGDFLREHGADFGHIIVSRHYVAVHYLAACRKWAPGAKFIFDTVDLHYLREQRLAELEDSTALKQTARMTRRAELAVIRDADATIVVSDVERGVLAEDAPGCPVFILSNIHEVRGHGAGFEAREDLYFVGGYQHPPNIDAATWFVEDIWPRVRAELPDVRFHLVGSKATPEVEALGTHEGVRFHGFVDSLDPFLDGCRLSVAPLRYGAGVKGKVNQAMAHGQPVVATSVAIEGIHAEDGRDVLVADDAEAFAAAVVRLYRDPSLWQSVADGGIANVEANFSTEAARRDVETLFGALDKA, from the coding sequence GTGATTTTCATCCACGGCGGCGGCCAGGCCGTGACTGCCCCCATGGTGGAGGCGCTGTCAGCGCTTGGTGTCGAGGTCTTCAGCACGGACGGTGTGGGATGTTCGACCGCAACCGGCATCAGCGCCAGCTCGCTTTCCGACCTTTGCGCCCACATCGGCCAGGTTGCCCCGGGGCGTGGCCTGGTGATCATGACCGCCGGCCTGCAGATCGATGCCCATTTGCTCGAAACCGTTGCCGCGGAGCTGGACCGGAGTAGCGAACAGTTGCAGGTGGCCACCGCGTTCAGCAACGCCAGGCCTGGGCTGAACCCATACGCCGGCCTGCCGGGCGTTGATGAACTGGACGATGCGGCCGCGCCGATCGCCCTGTTGTCGCGTCCACGCCGCTACCGCCTGAATGAGTGGCCCACGCACTTTGCTGCGCTTTCCGCTGCCGCCGTCAGGCAACTCGCTGAACCCGGAACGGATACCCGGACCGCTGTAGGTCGGCTGAATCGCGCCGGGGGCACCCTGGAACTGTTCGAATCATGGTTCGTTCGCGACACGGCGCGCCCACTGTCACGCGGGCATGACCTGGAGCCGCACGAAACACCCCGGGCCGCCGCCTGGGGGCACCTGGGCGAACGGTTGCGCGCCTGGGCAGGAGCCGACCAGCTCCTGGACCTGCCCTTGCCCGGACAGCCGTGCCCAACAACGCTCCACATCACCCACAGCTGGGGCGGCGGCGTGGCCACCTGGGTTGCCGCGATGATCCAATCGGATGATGGCGTGCACCTGCAGCTGCGTTCCGAGGCCGCCGAGAGTGGCCAGGGCGCGGGGCAGAAACTGGGCTTATACCTGGGTAACCGCCTGGCGGTTGCGCTTGACGAGTGGTGGTTACAACCCGCGGTTCATGTCACTGACACGAACAATCCCCAGTACCGGGCGATCCTTGACGACATCATGCGGCGCTTCGGCATCGACCGGGTCATCATCTCGTCGCTGGTGGGCCACAGCCTGGACGCGTTCGACACCGGCCTGCCCACGATCCAGGTGCTGCATGACCATTTTCCGGCCTGGCCACTGCTGGCCGTACACCCGAACCAGTATGACGGCGACCTGGAAGCCGCACTGGAAGACCCACGGGCGACAGAGCCATTTGGCGCCATCCCTGCCGAGGACTGGCGGGACCTGGCCTGGGCCTACGCGCAATGCTCCAAAACGGCCACGCTGGTCGCCCCCAGCCAGTCGGTCGTGGACATCCAGTCCAGCCTCGACGCGACATGGGCAAAGCGCGATATCCGCGTCATCGGACACGGCATGCCGCCGCTGCCCGGCGCCGCGCCAGTCGCACCCAGGGACCGGAGCGACGGCCGCCTGCGGCTGGTGGTTGCCGGCCGGGTACAGGATGGCAAAGGCGCCCGCCTGCTCGAACAGGCGATTGCCCCCCTGACAGCACTGGCGCAGGTGTACCTTGTTGGCACGGGTAAGGGCGGCGAGCGATTTTTTGGTCGCGCCGGCGTCAACGTGATCATTGATTATCGGCGTGAAGACCTGCCCACGCTGATGGCGGATATTGGCCCACACCTGGCGTTGTTGCCTTCGGTGGTGCCAGAAACATTCAATTACACGCTCTCGGAATTGCAGGCCCTGGGTATTCCCACACTGGCGACGCGCCTGGGCTCTTTCCCGGAGCGAATCATTCACGGGGAGACGGGCTGGCTGTTCAGACCCAGTGCCGACGACCTGGTTGAGCAACTCGAGTCGCTGGCGGCGGACCGATCGGCGATTGACGCCGTACGCGCCAATCTTGTCAACGTTTCGCCAACGACGATGACGACCATGGTCGCCGACTATCGCGCGTTGCTGCCGGCGAGCATGCCAAGCCACCATGAGCGCTCAACCCGCCCAGCGACACCTGCAGACATCGAGGCCGGCGCGTGGCGAGACCTGGCGGGCCGCCGTTCTGCAGACATCGCCTCAACGGAATCAGAACGCCAGGCCCTCGCGGACGAAGTCAGGCAGCGCACGGCCTGGGCGGAAACCGAGAAACGCCAGCGCGCGGCCGAAGCCGTATTGTTCAAGAAGCAGATCGCCGAGTTGCAGGCACAACTTGATACCCGTGCGCGCCAGGTCGCCGAGGCGGAAGATGAACTCATCACCCGCGCCCGTCACATTGAATTCCTGGACAGGGATATCGTTCGCCTGACCCAGTCTCTGGAACAACTGCGCGACGAGCACGCCGCCGTTCTGGGCAGCCACAGCTGGCGCCTGACCGCACCGCTGCGGGTTAGCCGCCGGGTGCTGGCCAACGCCAGGCGCGCCCGGGCCTGGAATCCCGCGCGCTGGCCGTGGCTGACGGCGCAGCTGTGGCGCAACCTGTCGACGGCCGGCCTGGGCGGCACCCTGCGGCGGATGCAGCATTTCGAGTCGCGCCCTGCCCCCGTGATTGCCCCGCCGACCGTGAAACCGCTGCGGCCCGTGACCGATACCAGTCAGCCTGTTACCGCACCGGCGGCCGTGCCCTGCAGCGACACGCCCAGGGTCAGCATCATCATCCCGGCCTACCGGCATTTCGAGGCCACGGCGGCCTGCCTGGCCAGCCTGGCGGAGACGCGGTGTGATGCCGCCATCGAGATCATCGTCGCCGACGATGCGTCCGGCGATGACAGTGTCGATAAACTGGCCGGGGTTGAAGGCCTGCGGCTGATTGCCGCCGAAGACAACCTGGGCTTTATCGGCAACTGCAACCGCGCCGCCGAGCAGGCGCGCGGCGAGTTTGTCTGCTTCCTGAACAATGACACTGAGGTGCTGGACGGCTGGCTGGATGCCCTTCTGGACACCTTCGAGCGCTTTCCGGACACCGGCATCGCCGGCGCCCGACTGGTTTACCCGGACGGCACGCTGCAGGAGTGCGGTGGGCTGATCTTCAGCGACGGATCCGGCTGGAACTACGGCCGTGGTGACGACCCGTCGCGGCCCGAGTACCAGTACCCCCGCGAATGCGACTACGTGTCCGGCGCCTGCCTGCTGGTCCACCGCGACCTGTGGCAGGAGCTCGGCGGCTTCGACAGCCACTATGCGCCGGCCTATTACGAGGACACCGACCTGGCCTTCCGTGTGCGTGAGCGCGGCCTGAAGGTCTACGTGCAGCCGGCAGCCACGGTGATTCACCACGAAGGCGTCAGCTCCGGTACCGATATCGGCAGCGGCGTGAAGCGCTACCAGGCCGTCAACCGGGAGAAGTTCCTGGAGCGCTGGGCGGACGAACTCGCGCAGCTGCCGGCGCCGCTGTCCGGGCCCGAAGACCGCGCCGGCCTGCGCCGCGCCCGCGACCACCGCCTGCGCGGCCGGGTGCTGCTGGTGGACGCCTACACCCCGGAACCGGACCAGGATTCCGGCAGCGTGCGCCTGACCGCGCTGATGCGCTGCCTGCGGGACATGGGCTACGGCGTCACCTTCTTCGCCGACAACCGCGCCCACGCCGGGCGCTACACCCAGGCCCTGCAGGCCGACGGCATCGAGACCTGGTACGACCCCTGGCTGCGCTCGCCGGGCGACTTCCTGCGCGAGCACGGCGCAGACTTCGGCCATATCATCGTCAGCCGGCATTACGTGGCCGTGCATTACCTGGCGGCCTGTCGCAAATGGGCGCCAGGGGCGAAGTTCATCTTCGACACCGTCGACCTGCACTACCTGCGCGAGCAGCGACTGGCGGAGCTTGAGGACAGCACCGCGCTGAAGCAAACGGCGCGCATGACCCGGCGCGCCGAACTGGCGGTTATCCGTGATGCGGATGCCACCATCGTCGTCAGCGATGTCGAACGCGGCGTGCTGGCCGAAGACGCGCCGGGCTGCCCGGTGTTCATCCTCTCCAACATCCACGAGGTGCGCGGCCACGGTGCCGGCTTCGAGGCGCGCGAAGACCTGTACTTCGTCGGCGGCTACCAGCATCCGCCCAACATCGACGCGGCGACCTGGTTCGTCGAGGACATCTGGCCACGGGTGCGCGCCGAGCTGCCCGATGTGCGCTTCCACCTGGTCGGCTCCAAGGCCACACCGGAAGTCGAGGCGCTGGGCACCCACGAGGGCGTCCGTTTCCATGGCTTCGTGGACTCGCTGGACCCGTTCCTGGACGGCTGCCGGCTGTCTGTGGCACCTCTGCGCTACGGCGCGGGCGTCAAGGGCAAGGTCAACCAGGCCATGGCCCATGGCCAGCCGGTGGTGGCCACGTCGGTGGCGATCGAGGGCATTCATGCCGAAGACGGGCGTGACGTGCTGGTCGCCGACGATGCCGAGGCGTTCGCGGCAGCCGTAGTACGGCTCTACCGCGACCCGTCGCTGTGGCAGTCCGTCGCCGACGGTGGCATCGCCAATGTCGAGGCCAACTTCAGTACCGAGGCCGCCCGGCGCGACGTGGAAACGCTGTTCGGCGCCCTGGACAAGGCCTGA
- a CDS encoding bifunctional (p)ppGpp synthetase/guanosine-3',5'-bis(diphosphate) 3'-pyrophosphohydrolase, which produces MTAVADTRARVRDWLDRYHREAGMPADDALSLFDGLAGQGLKGAAALEELEPLLHELAGLAADPRTLCSAMLFIAGRHGEDMARWQGQLPEGVQQQLDSLSRLHQVQSETAVGSTGRSAEGLRRLLLALVVDVRVVLIALAWQLVQLRTAKDDPERAAELGRETMLIHAPLANRLGVWQLKWELEDLAFRFQEPEAYKRVAKQVAERRADRERFIATFIDRLQAVITEAGIKGEVVGRPKHIYSIWKKMQRKGLDFHELFDLRAVRVLVDDLPACYSVLGLVHTHWQPIPGEFDDYITTPKGNNYQSLHTAVVGPEGKAVEVQIRTHDMNEHAELGVAAHWRYKEGGPSDPAFERKVTAMRQLLDGDDGALDDESLLEGFRSLTTEDRVYVLTPRGEVIDMAQGSTVLDFAYHVHTEVGHRCRGAKVNGRIVPLTHQVSNGDRVEILTAKEARPSRDWLNPRMGYINGARARSKVRQWYKKESHEENLAQGRELVEGDLKRMGLAVADLAEVPERFGLKSLDDLYAAVGNGDLTVAQVTSAAERQRTVDVETTAEDLLSKPSKRARTSARAGGEGGIVIEGVGNLMTTIARCCQPLPGDSVVGYITRSRGVTIHRDDCANVLRWQAQEPHRLLQVRWGQKSDHRYRADILVRAYHRRELFRDISAVMSSAEATVMDIDGHRDRDSDMSEIRMQVDVRGYEQLSELLSRLSGVRNVIEARRLREPPAARKDPG; this is translated from the coding sequence ATGACCGCCGTTGCCGACACACGCGCCCGGGTGCGCGACTGGCTGGACCGCTATCACCGTGAAGCCGGTATGCCGGCCGACGACGCGCTGAGCCTGTTCGACGGGCTGGCCGGACAGGGGCTGAAGGGCGCCGCCGCGCTGGAAGAACTCGAGCCGCTGCTGCACGAACTGGCCGGCCTGGCCGCCGACCCGCGCACCCTGTGCAGCGCCATGCTGTTTATCGCCGGCCGCCATGGCGAGGACATGGCCCGCTGGCAGGGGCAGTTGCCCGAAGGCGTCCAGCAGCAACTCGACAGCCTGTCGAGACTGCATCAGGTGCAGTCGGAAACCGCGGTCGGCAGCACCGGGCGCAGCGCCGAGGGCCTGCGACGCCTGCTGCTGGCACTGGTGGTCGATGTGCGCGTGGTGCTGATCGCGCTGGCCTGGCAGCTGGTGCAGTTAAGGACCGCCAAGGACGACCCGGAGCGCGCCGCCGAGCTCGGCCGGGAGACCATGCTGATCCACGCGCCGCTGGCCAACCGCCTGGGTGTCTGGCAGCTGAAATGGGAGCTGGAGGACCTGGCGTTCCGGTTCCAGGAGCCCGAGGCCTACAAGCGCGTGGCCAAACAGGTGGCCGAGCGCCGGGCCGACCGCGAGCGCTTTATCGCCACGTTCATCGACCGGCTGCAGGCCGTGATCACCGAGGCCGGTATCAAGGGCGAAGTGGTCGGGCGGCCCAAGCACATCTACAGCATCTGGAAGAAGATGCAACGCAAGGGCCTGGATTTCCACGAGTTGTTCGACCTGCGCGCCGTGCGGGTGCTGGTCGACGACCTGCCGGCCTGCTACAGCGTTCTCGGCCTGGTGCATACGCACTGGCAGCCCATCCCCGGCGAGTTTGACGATTACATCACCACGCCCAAGGGCAACAACTACCAGTCGCTGCACACCGCCGTTGTCGGACCCGAGGGCAAGGCCGTGGAGGTGCAGATCCGCACCCACGACATGAATGAGCACGCGGAGCTGGGCGTGGCCGCGCACTGGCGCTACAAGGAAGGCGGCCCCAGCGACCCTGCCTTCGAGCGCAAGGTCACCGCCATGCGCCAGCTGCTCGACGGCGATGATGGCGCGCTGGATGACGAATCGCTGCTGGAAGGCTTCCGCTCACTGACCACCGAGGACCGGGTCTACGTGCTGACCCCGCGCGGCGAGGTCATCGACATGGCGCAGGGCTCCACCGTGCTGGATTTTGCCTACCACGTGCATACCGAGGTGGGGCACCGCTGCCGTGGCGCCAAGGTCAACGGCCGCATCGTGCCGCTAACGCACCAGGTGTCGAACGGCGACCGGGTGGAAATCCTGACCGCGAAGGAGGCCCGGCCCAGCCGTGACTGGCTGAACCCGCGCATGGGCTACATCAACGGCGCCCGCGCCCGCAGCAAAGTGCGGCAGTGGTACAAGAAGGAATCACACGAGGAGAACCTGGCCCAGGGCCGCGAGCTGGTCGAGGGTGACCTGAAACGCATGGGCCTGGCCGTGGCCGACCTGGCCGAAGTGCCGGAGCGCTTCGGGCTGAAGTCGCTGGACGACCTCTACGCCGCCGTCGGCAATGGCGACCTGACCGTCGCCCAGGTGACCAGCGCGGCCGAGCGCCAGCGCACGGTGGACGTGGAGACCACGGCCGAGGACCTGCTCAGCAAGCCGTCCAAGCGCGCCCGTACCAGCGCCCGGGCCGGCGGTGAAGGTGGCATCGTCATCGAGGGGGTCGGCAACCTGATGACGACCATCGCGCGGTGCTGCCAGCCGCTGCCGGGGGACTCCGTGGTCGGCTATATCACCCGCAGTCGCGGCGTAACCATCCATCGCGACGACTGCGCCAATGTGCTGCGCTGGCAGGCCCAGGAGCCGCACCGGTTACTGCAGGTGCGCTGGGGGCAGAAGTCCGACCATCGCTACCGCGCGGACATCCTGGTGCGCGCCTATCACCGTCGCGAGCTGTTTCGTGACATCTCCGCGGTCATGTCCTCGGCCGAGGCCACGGTCATGGATATCGATGGCCACCGCGACCGCGACAGCGACATGTCGGAGATCCGCATGCAGGTGGATGTGCGTGGCTACGAGCAGCTCAGCGAGTTGCTGAGCCGCCTGTCGGGTGTTCGCAACGTGATCGAGGCGCGCCGTCTGCGCGAGCCGCCGGCCGCGCGTAAGGACCCGGGTTAA
- the hrpA gene encoding ATP-dependent RNA helicase HrpA, whose amino-acid sequence METSADKREQRRALRRAGAPVAKYDDALPITARREDIIAAIRDNPVVVVAGETGSGKTTQLPRYCLEAGRGIDGQVACTQPRRIAARAMATRVAEELGVKLGEQVGYQVRFRDHASKDGYIKFMTDGLLLAEAMGDPLLRAYDTILIDEAHERSLNIDFLLGYLKRLLPRRPDLRVVITSATIDTEKFSKHFGDAPVIEVSGRGYPVDIVYQPLDESDGGRDDDRGLYQGIRQAVQRLDRIDPRGDILVFLSGEREIHEARDFLNRASLRHTEVLPLYARLSGAEQQRVFHPGPERRIILTTNIAETSLTVPRIKFVIDSGLARISRYAHRSRTQRLPIEPVSQASANQRAGRCGRLGPGTCVRLYDEADFESRPEFTEPEILRTSLASVILRMLSMGLGEIEEFPFLEPPAPRMINDARHLLFELGAVDAARELTRTGDRLSRWPVDVRFARIIEEGARLGCLEDTLVLAAALSIQDPRERPLEARQAADEAHARFDTPGSDFAALLALWQHLRKQRRSLTGNQFRKACRREFLAWQRVLEWFDLYQQLRDLAREARLPLKGGHGDDEKLHIALLSGLLSHVGLKHPEGHGYEGARGRGFHIFPGSGLFKAAPKWVMAAEIVETTKTWARVNARVKPEWIERQGAHLLKRTHFDPHWSRRRGRVMAWEQVTLYGLVLAEKRRVDFARIDPAEARRIFIMDALVRGELDTRAGFAKANRAAREAVERLEHKRRQRDVLADERDLFEYFDTRVPDQVNSAKSLAKWLDGLGEKGRDQLVLGQDVLLRDDAGRAPEDLYPDQLEVAGRRLPMTYLFEPGNPNDGVTVTVPLELLNTLDAARLSWTVPGLQREKLVEMMRTLPKPVRRALTPLPQFAEAAAGQLGEPGSRSLAERLATVLSDLGGVNINAADFDESRLPDHLRMRVVVLGEEGETAAEGRDLDALQAKFGAQAQRQFMDRQGEGFNRDGLLEWSVGELPVKVRGRDRVDAYPALVDQDDAVGLRLFDTADEAAAYHVEGVHRLLALALADRLSSLRKHHGVARDAMLAWTPWGDALALVDDLAWHVLYGAAGDEAVAVRDEAAFVALADRVRRDIGPLFQRQARRLGEVLATAAAIQGALDGKAGANHPDAAADLQAALDDLVYPGFLLDLGPKRLAEYPRYLEATSIRLEQLRLDPPRDTRLQAEIAPLWDRYARHLEAGAAYDEAVDRYRWLLHEYRVSVFAQRLGTAEKVSTKRLQSAWRDVTDATPR is encoded by the coding sequence ATGGAAACGAGCGCGGACAAACGGGAACAACGGCGGGCGCTGCGGCGCGCCGGGGCGCCGGTGGCGAAGTATGACGACGCGCTGCCGATCACGGCGCGGCGCGAGGACATCATTGCCGCCATCCGCGACAACCCGGTGGTGGTGGTCGCCGGTGAAACCGGCTCGGGCAAGACCACGCAGCTGCCGCGTTATTGCCTGGAGGCCGGCCGCGGCATCGATGGCCAGGTGGCCTGCACGCAACCGCGCCGTATTGCCGCCCGCGCCATGGCCACGCGGGTGGCCGAGGAACTGGGCGTGAAGCTGGGCGAGCAGGTGGGCTACCAGGTGCGCTTCCGCGATCATGCCTCTAAGGACGGCTACATCAAGTTCATGACCGACGGCCTGCTATTGGCCGAGGCCATGGGTGACCCGCTGCTGCGCGCCTACGACACCATCCTTATCGACGAGGCCCACGAGCGCAGCCTGAACATCGATTTCCTGCTGGGCTACCTGAAGCGGCTGTTGCCCAGGCGGCCGGACCTGCGCGTGGTAATCACCTCGGCCACCATCGACACGGAGAAGTTCTCGAAGCATTTTGGCGACGCGCCGGTCATCGAGGTGTCCGGGCGTGGCTACCCGGTGGACATCGTCTACCAGCCGCTGGACGAGTCTGACGGCGGCCGCGACGACGACCGCGGCCTGTACCAGGGCATCCGCCAGGCCGTGCAGCGCCTGGATCGCATCGACCCGCGCGGTGACATCCTGGTGTTCCTGTCGGGTGAGCGCGAGATTCACGAGGCGCGCGACTTCCTCAATCGCGCCAGCCTGCGCCATACCGAGGTCCTTCCGCTGTACGCGCGGCTGTCCGGCGCCGAGCAGCAGCGTGTGTTTCACCCCGGCCCGGAGCGCCGCATCATCCTGACGACCAATATTGCCGAGACGTCGCTGACGGTGCCGCGCATCAAGTTCGTCATTGATTCCGGCCTGGCCAGGATCAGCCGCTACGCGCACCGCTCGCGCACGCAGCGGCTGCCCATCGAGCCGGTGTCGCAGGCCAGCGCCAACCAGCGCGCGGGTCGTTGCGGGCGCCTGGGGCCAGGCACCTGCGTGCGCCTGTACGACGAGGCCGATTTTGAGTCCCGCCCGGAATTCACCGAGCCGGAAATCCTGCGCACCTCGCTGGCGTCGGTGATCCTGCGGATGTTGTCGATGGGGTTGGGCGAGATCGAGGAGTTTCCGTTCCTGGAGCCACCGGCGCCGCGCATGATCAACGACGCGCGCCACCTGCTGTTCGAGCTGGGGGCGGTCGACGCGGCCCGCGAACTGACCCGCACCGGTGACCGGCTGTCGCGCTGGCCCGTGGACGTGCGTTTCGCGCGCATCATCGAGGAAGGCGCGCGCCTGGGTTGCCTGGAGGACACGCTGGTGCTGGCGGCCGCCCTGAGCATCCAGGACCCGCGCGAGCGGCCGCTGGAAGCCCGCCAGGCGGCCGACGAGGCCCATGCGCGCTTCGATACGCCGGGCTCCGATTTCGCCGCCCTGCTGGCGCTGTGGCAGCACCTTCGCAAGCAGCGCAGGTCGCTCACCGGCAACCAGTTCCGCAAGGCCTGCCGGCGTGAGTTCCTGGCCTGGCAGCGGGTGCTGGAGTGGTTCGACCTGTACCAGCAGCTGCGCGACCTGGCGCGTGAAGCCAGGCTGCCTCTGAAGGGTGGCCATGGCGACGACGAAAAACTGCACATCGCGCTGCTCTCCGGCCTGCTCAGCCACGTCGGCCTGAAACACCCGGAAGGACACGGCTACGAAGGCGCCCGCGGCCGCGGCTTCCACATTTTCCCGGGTTCGGGGCTGTTCAAGGCGGCGCCGAAGTGGGTCATGGCGGCCGAGATCGTCGAAACCACTAAGACCTGGGCGCGGGTCAACGCGCGGGTGAAGCCGGAGTGGATTGAGCGCCAGGGCGCGCACCTGCTCAAGCGCACGCATTTCGATCCGCACTGGTCGCGACGCCGGGGCCGGGTCATGGCCTGGGAGCAGGTCACGCTGTACGGCCTGGTGCTGGCCGAGAAGCGCCGCGTCGACTTTGCCCGTATCGACCCGGCGGAGGCGCGGCGGATCTTCATCATGGACGCGCTGGTGCGCGGCGAGCTCGACACCCGGGCCGGTTTCGCCAAGGCCAACCGTGCCGCGCGCGAGGCCGTCGAGCGCCTGGAGCACAAGCGCCGCCAGCGCGATGTGCTGGCCGACGAGCGCGACCTGTTCGAATATTTCGACACCCGCGTGCCTGACCAGGTGAACTCGGCCAAATCGCTGGCGAAGTGGCTGGACGGGCTGGGCGAGAAGGGCCGCGACCAGCTGGTGTTGGGCCAGGACGTGCTGTTGCGAGACGATGCCGGGCGCGCGCCGGAAGACCTCTACCCGGACCAGCTGGAGGTTGCCGGCCGGCGCTTGCCGATGACCTACCTGTTCGAGCCCGGCAACCCCAACGATGGCGTCACCGTCACCGTGCCGCTGGAACTGCTCAACACGCTGGACGCGGCGCGGCTGTCGTGGACGGTGCCCGGCCTGCAGCGCGAGAAGCTGGTCGAGATGATGCGCACGCTGCCGAAACCGGTGCGGCGCGCGCTGACGCCGCTGCCGCAGTTTGCCGAGGCCGCCGCCGGGCAGCTGGGCGAGCCGGGGTCACGGTCGCTGGCCGAACGCCTGGCCACGGTGCTGTCCGACCTGGGCGGGGTGAACATCAACGCGGCCGATTTCGATGAATCCCGCCTGCCGGACCACCTGCGCATGCGCGTGGTCGTGCTGGGTGAAGAGGGGGAAACCGCGGCCGAGGGCCGTGACCTGGATGCGTTGCAGGCGAAGTTTGGCGCCCAGGCACAACGACAGTTCATGGATCGCCAGGGCGAGGGCTTCAACCGCGATGGCCTGCTTGAATGGTCGGTGGGTGAGCTGCCCGTGAAGGTGCGTGGTCGTGACCGTGTCGATGCCTACCCGGCGCTGGTGGACCAGGACGACGCGGTCGGCCTGCGCCTGTTCGACACCGCCGACGAAGCCGCCGCCTACCATGTCGAGGGCGTGCACCGGCTGCTGGCCCTGGCGCTGGCCGACAGGCTGTCGTCGCTGCGCAAGCACCATGGCGTGGCGCGCGATGCGATGCTGGCATGGACGCCCTGGGGTGATGCGCTGGCGCTGGTCGACGACCTGGCCTGGCACGTGCTCTACGGCGCAGCGGGCGACGAGGCCGTGGCGGTGCGCGATGAGGCCGCGTTCGTCGCGCTGGCCGACCGCGTACGCCGGGACATCGGCCCGCTGTTCCAGCGCCAGGCCCGGCGCCTGGGCGAGGTGCTGGCCACGGCCGCGGCGATCCAGGGCGCACTCGATGGCAAGGCCGGCGCGAACCACCCCGATGCCGCCGCCGACCTGCAGGCGGCGCTGGACGACCTGGTCTATCCGGGCTTCCTGCTGGACCTTGGGCCGAAACGGCTGGCCGAGTACCCCCGCTACCTGGAGGCCACGTCCATCCGCCTGGAACAGCTGCGGCTGGACCCGCCCCGTGACACCCGGCTGCAGGCCGAAATCGCGCCCTTGTGGGACCGTTACGCCCGCCACCTGGAAGCCGGTGCGGCCTACGACGAAGCCGTCGACCGCTATCGCTGGCTGCTGCACGAATACCGCGTGTCCGTGTTCGCCCAACGCCTGGGCACCGCGGAGAAGGTATCGACCAAGCGCCTGCAATCCGCCTGGCGGGATGTGACCGACGCCACCCCCCGCTGA